AGTAATTCGTCGATATATAAGTAGCAACAGTAAAGCCTCTCGAAAGTGTCACGGCAAAGCGGAAATCAGGGAAAAAAATTGGTGCGGCACGATCAAGATTTTCTTCGACAATGGCACCAGCGTGACTAGCGTGAACGTTTTCACGCGAGAAGGCAAGAAGTCCCGTCAATCTCTCGATGCTTGCGCACTGCATATGCGAAGGCGGTGTTTGCATCGATAAGGATAGCATTGCTCAACTTTTGACCTTTGCTTAGCCGTTCGCAGGCTGAAAGAAAATACCAGATAATTCGCTCGTAgatccctctctttcttttactcTTACTCTCCTTGTCTTCTGCTTGTTTATcatcttttcctctctctcttttccttgtcatctttcttcctctgttGTAGCAGCTAGTAGACGACACGTACGACCGACACTCGGACTTCATAAACGGTTGATACCTTGAAAGCAAAGTCACATCATACTCTATCTTGATGATTATTTAACAATCGAGTCAAATATATGGTACATGTTAAACGATGTAAACGTGCTATCGCAACacgaattttatacatatattcaagTTTCCTTTTGCCCTTCTTTTGGTCCATGACCGGACCGACCGTTCTCTCGTCCATGCAGACGCTCGGACACATTTTTAATCCCGGCTACTGCTTCGCGCGCGATAACATTAATTCCAGGTGCTTATTACGTTCTGTGTGCctatgcaaatttatacataCCGTAACGCgtacttattaaaattacatgtaAGCGAGGGGGGTTAATTGCGACGCATTATGTGCGAGTTATGCCACTCCTCTCTTATTATTGcatatcttcattttttgattttccctctttctccttttacCTGCGATACTGTCAACGCGGTAAGATCGCACCCTTTCCTTCGAATCACGCTTTGGAGATCGTGGCTAAGCGCCATAGGTATCTCAGGAGAGAGGGAGAATGGATTTTGAGGTAGGTGAACTGCCAAGAACGCTCTTGGAATGTTGGTTCGATGAAACTTGTAGATCTTCaccgttctttttctttatgcTTCTTCTCATTCTTATTATTACCGTCCTATTGTCGCGTTGAAGCTTGATATATGAAAATCGTGGGACGACATAGCTGAAATCTTCATGCTACTCATTTTAGTTGTCACAACGTATTTCGAGGTAGATGAATTAATAAGAATGTTCTTGGAACGTTGATTCGGTGAAACTTACATCTTTTATTATCATCCTATACGTATATTGCCTCTGCGCGTCAAACATTCACGAATAAACCATCAAAAAACGCATCTAGAATACACATTTAATAAAGTCAGTGATACTCGTCATTTTTTACCATTGTTAACATTGTTGTATCTCTTATCGTGTTTGGTGACAAGGTAGACTTCGAGCTGATCAAAAACCATTAAAAAGCTTCGCCTGATTCTTCTTATAGATTCTTCTTATCGTTCGCGTTGTCACGATGAATTTCGAAGTGGTTAGGAACGCTTCTGGAATGTTAATCCGTTGAAATTCTCGATCCTCTCTTCGTCGTTTTCGTCATTCTCCGTTATCGTTTTCGCTGTCAAGCTACAGATCTTTGTAAACGTAGACACGGCAAGAAATCGATATGgataacaatatatgtatCAACTTGGTACACGCCTCTCACCTTTTACACGATGTTTAACGCGGTTCACGGTCCTGCCACTGGTTCCTGCAATAGCATCTCAGGTACAATAGCCGTTATTAATTCGTACGATAACATTCGATTCTTTTATCGTCTCTCGAAGCTCCTTATCCGCTGCGCTATAAAATTACGCAATACTTTAATTGATGTTTTAATTTGTCATCAacttattcatttttatgtcattaaatcaacaatttttactaaacgagaaaaattccTTAATTCGTGATTCACTTCGCTTATTgattagtaattaatattgattataAGCGATCTTTCAACGCTCTCTTTCGTTCATTGTAAACTGATACAGATTAATTACCGACCTCGACGGTCGTCTCTCCGTGGATCATTGAAGCGACAGTAAATACAATCTCACGATTCGCGCGGCTCGCGTTTTCATCGACCGGTTTCTATGAATTCCATTGACACGATGCATCATCGCGCTTTTCCTCGatgagagaagaaaggaactTCTGGACACGACTTTGCGTCCCCGCTTCGTATCATTAATGTCCCATGAATATCTGTCGATGAAgcttttttaaatggaactcGCCTTGACCACAAAGATAAACGAGAAAATACTTGAAGAAGTGGAAGAAGTTACGCATAAAATATACGACGAATAAGCGAGGCAGTTCgcgttttattgtttaatatactCTACCGTAACTCCGTCTTCGGAGTCGATCAACGTGCGTCATCGGGTTTCAAGGATGAAACGATATCACGATTGATAATCACCCGAGACAATAAGTTTCGATAGCTGGACACGGATGTAGTCTCCTCTGGAGAACCACTTTGTTCCGAAACACGATTGGCGACCGATGTACACCAGTAGAAACCGGTCATCTTACCACGTACCGGTGGCGTGCAAACGGGACGAGGACAAATCGGTGTCCCGCCTCTCCACGGATGGCAAATTTGGGATCCGTGACCGCTCTTAATATCGCGAAGGGTTCCCGGGACGGGATAGAGGGTTGGTGAGGAGGAGGTGGAGATGATGGAGGTAGGGGAAGGCGAGGGAGAACAAGGCACGAGCTGCGGAGGGACTTAACTCGATGTGTTAGTTAACGAATGCGAGAATGCGGCCTGGCGCCAACACACACAGTACACACGGTTCAACGTGTCACGCACTGCTCGCTACCGGCCTCGGTATTGGTTTATCTCTCGTACCAGCTTCCCTGGATCTCTCCCTGTTGCATAGCTTCAAGACACGCACGCGAACTCCTCGTTTTCTTGTCGTGAAAGAGGAACGActggaaggaagaaagaagatgagAAAGGAGGCAGTAGCCAGTAGCAGTTTAGAGGATATAAAAGCATTAAGGTAGCGCGAGATAGTCAATGCTAAGTTGGTATTTTGAATTCTTTGTAGGATTCGTTTCAAACCAGTATCTATGTGGAGCATGCCAGTTCTATCTGCGTATACGTGTCCAGATACGTGAATAGACGATGGTACGTGTGCATGTGTGCATGTATATACTCTTGACTTGATGAATCGCCGTAACTATTAATCAAACAGATATGTACTCTAATATCGCTCGTGTCGAGTGCTAGCGAAATCGGTACATATCGAAGAgcaacaacatgatttgaatgACAATCTTGGTACTTGATGAGTTTCAAGTATTAGTCCTAAGTAAGATCAgttcgttttattttgattttatatatcataagaACTCTTGTTTTGTTGACAATACCCTCTTTTTCTgtattcttcgtttccttcctGTATTTCCTCTCGCTTGGGCAATgttccttttcgtttcttcgtcgcCTCTCGTTTCAttctatcattattattagcaGTAAAGGAAACGGAGCCGGGTTAAGTTATGCTAAGAACGGCGAAGCTCACACTAGTAAAGCAAGTTAAGTATGTACTAACGGGCAAGACCGCGAGGCATGTTAAATCGAGATAGCTACATCATTACGAAGCTGCAACTTTGGCTGGCGCCTGTTTATTTCTTGTTCCATAGGGCCAACATATAACCCTTACTTTTTCTGTCACTGCATTGACGCAGCGGTCTTCATTCTCGATCCAAGAAATGCATTAACCAAATACATTAAGCTCATATTGCTATAATTAAATGCACTACTTACATAATCAGGTGACATGAACCATacgttattattttgaaatattctatcaaCACATTCGCCGCCGctaattttatggaaatgacaaaatagaaaatcgcAAGTTTCTGCGATTAAGGCAACCAAGTATaagaaattttcctctctttagaATCACTGATGATTGGTCAATCTAAGCATATTTTAGTCATAAAaggtataatattaaaaccaTTTGTGCGTTAATCCGTAGTAGCCAAATCTTACCATAATCACATATAGATCGCAAAAGCGTTGGATCGAAGATATCAAGCTTACCAAATTGAGGATTGAAAATTACGATAGTTCGTGTAATATTCGATTTTTGAGGAATGTTGAGAGCCTCTGGCTATGTGTGTTTATGATGGGATTTAAAGGAGcatctctctttccttcctccAACACGGGAACGGGTGAATCTCTTGGTTTTTCAGTTCTATTAGTCTTATTGTGCCTTTTTCTGCTCGGACGTTGGGGCGCCGGGACCCGCTACGGTATGAGACGGGACGCGCCGTCACTTCCTGCATACAAAACTGAAGCACCATTAACATTCTTCTGTGGTGCACGATCGACCGTATTATCTTCCACCGATATAAGTATGTACACGTGTATACGCATACAAAGAAACGCGCGTACTCGCATACTCGCGTGGCTCAGTCGATGCCCTAATCTGAATAATGCGATCGGCTTGCCATGAGTCTTCTCtgcttctctttttcatcttcgtGTCGGATCACGCGAAGTCCATGGCGAGGCGATGCCTTGCTTTCGATATGTATCCGTTGGTAACgctcgaattattttcatctgaCTACGACAAGATACAGAAGATCGGTGTTACTGGTTACAGATCAATACAGATGTTTCGATATTCTTCGACCTCGCGTCTCAAAGCGACACCTTAAGGTACAAACACCATCGAAAGTAAATGAATTCGTAACATGCATTTGAAAGATTCTGTAAGACATAAATGATTACTGCGACGATaccattcttttttctttcaacttcCTCTCTATGTTCCGAGTtggtagaaataaaatgtttagattcaaatatttttcttctgtatttGTAGTGTAATGTGTGAATATCAATCGAATCATGTAAGCATCTATAAAAGAAAACCGTCCGgggtaatttcatttatcgagaagattattatttttaaaaagaaaataccaaaTATACAATGCAGATAACTTACACGcaagatattttgtataaacacCTTGTTTAGACaatatagtattaatttaatatatagtaCCAAAACTTGTATTAACACATATGTACTTTTTTGTCATTATTCTTCGCTAACGTGTTATTTTATGATCAAAGTTGATGTTAAATTATGATACGTTAATTCAAATTGATGAGACCAGTAATTGATTCGTATTTTGTCGTTTATTTATCTTGCTGGTGTCATCTAGCAGATATCGGGGGAACATCAAGATAGGTAGGTACTGcagaaatatgatttttatcaaTTCTGGATCGTGTTCTATCTAGGGAATAATTGAACCAATGTATTGGCAACGCTTTTGGGGTCGCTGTTACAGCGAATTCTGGGTAAAATAACGTGTATCGTGTCGTATCGTTactgtaaaatttcatcggTGGGTTCATTAAAAAAAACCATTATACGATAAGATCAGagttttagaatttatttatgtagCTTCTTCATATCTTCGAGTCGATTTGTATTAGGATTAActattttttcttactttagatatagaatatttcttctcGGTACTAATCAAGTGTCGTTTACAGTCTTGTATCTACGTGCCTGCGTGAGTGTAGAAGTCAATTCTGTATTACGCACCTTCGCCCTAATACTATTGttcattttttcgaatttcagtTCTACTGTAGCTGTTAAAGCAGTCTAACAATGATTGACCTTACGGTAAAGACTTTGGATTCACAAAATCATACTTTCTCCTTGGAAGACGatgtaagtaatttttttgccattttcatataaagaatttctattctatatgtttataattaacattattgTTGATTGTAATGCTTTTAATAGCATGCTTCATGATTATTTATGTACTTActcatatttctattttgatattattctATACTATACGTtaggaataattattatagatgtgattttttttcatttagaatATTCACTAgtcattgttattttatagCGACATTATTTTGAGgttatttctgtaattatttttatgatttataattttctaattcttatACCAAATTTTTGATAACTTCATTATCTATTATTAGATTTAAGAACATTGTtgtataatgaatataaatataatactacataaaattgtaatatcttCTTTATATATCTCATTcctaatgtaaataatattgtactaTTGGtagaaataattggaaatatcAACCATGATGTAACAATACTGATGAAtgtgatatattaatatgaaatatactttAATGTTTTTGTATAATCATATCAAGACAGTATTTCTTAATAGATTTGGAACTGTCACTATAAACTgttgttatatgttattaaagTAAAAGTTGCAAAAgactaaaagagaaaaaatgacttagattttttatatagCAAATTACAGTTCGAGGTTTCAAAGAATATATAGCAGAAACAGTGGCAGTACCAGCAGATTCACAAAGACTTATTTATTGCGGTAGAGTTCTTCAAGatgagaaaaaattaaatgattatgGTAAAGAAGTTTATATTACGTCtacaaatataaagtaaaggacattattgatttaaattattttacaatttagatGTTAATGGAAAAGTTATACATTTGGTACAACGTGCACCACCTCAACCTGGTCAACGTGGAAATGACGGAGGCCAAAGTCAAGGTCAGAATCATGGATCACAAATGTGGCAAAATCCACAAAGAACACATTACCGACTCACTCGTGCTCAAATGCATGGTAATGCTATGTATTTGGGTGCAATGTCAGTACCAGCTGAAATTGTGGAAGGACATGGTATTAGATCTAATATATGtctgatataatatataatttcaaaattttcggattttttcattattttacttatattttttctacagAGATTTTTTCTTAgagtttttttatttcgtttaaaaggGTTGCCAGTACCTCAATTCAGCAACAGCTTATCTAATGGTCGATTAATTGCTGCAAGACATATGCTTGAACGCGCAAATCGTCTTATGGATCGACTCGAGAGCCCCTCTAATTCCGCAAATGTTTCTGCATCTGAAAATAATCGACCACCATTTAATCAACTCATGCAGGAGTCAGAGTTGGATACAGAACAGTAGtaagtaaaaggaaaaagaaatttagtaattaCTGTGGAaagtagtaaaataaattgataaattatttagcCTTTTCAGtaataatgaaaatgcaaCAAATGGTGGTGCACGGTTGGCAGAAGCTGCTGCAGCTGCAATAGCAGCTGCCTTATCTGCAGTTGGTGCAAACAACGTTACATTACTTAGGGGTTTGTATATAAAACGTATTAAGTATAAAAAGATTgagtataaattattacatataactgTTAACTATGAACATAGGAAACAATGATGAAAATGCTGAATCAAGACCAGCAAATGAAACTAATGAGGAGAATCAAGCAGATACACAACAGTCACAACAGTCACAATCTGAACAACAAGGTTCTACATCAAATAATGACGAACAATCTAATCGACGATCATCACCACAGTAAGGATCCTGTAtagttatatatgtataatatgatGTTCTATTACATAATTcataaatctattatttttagacTTCCACGACCTCCACAATTGGCAGAATTATTGGACCTATTAATTGATACACAATCTCGTTTACGACCTCATACAGAACGTTATTGTAAACTTATGCGTGATGATCCTTCATTACATCCAGGTGTAAGTAAATAATGATCATAAATATGGATATGAGTAATTTGAAATGAGAAAATCATTTATGTTTAGGAAAGACGCATTGAAGAAACTCAAACATTTGTGAATGGTGTAAGTGAATGCTTGCATTATATGTCGCATGCCTGTCATGCTTTAAGCGACATAATTGTTGATATGAGTCAACAACCGCCCAGGAACTTGCGATGTAGACCAATTATTATTCAACATTCAGCTATTTTGCAGCCCGGTATACCAATCCAGGTAGAGGTGAGGGTGAATAACcatagtatttaaattttgttccaggtgtaataaaattattttatatcatgtTTCTACCAGGCACACATTAGTTTACACGGTCGtaatgcaaataataataatggtaatGAAGAAAATGGAGAATCTGCAAGTACACCTACGCAATCAGAAACAAATGAAGCTAATACTGATGATGCCAATCAACAAGATTCGGAATCTAGTACTCAACAACAAGCTGAACAACAACAACCACAATTAGATTCAACACAATCTCCGTTTGGTATGTATAAGTTTTCTTGCGTCtaagaaagtaaattatttagataaaacagttagaattatgttataggAACAGTGTTTAACTTACCAAACAATGTTGAGGTATTAATGGAAGTTAGTCCTGAAAGTAACATAGATGCTCCACCTGGAAGTGAACAGCCTCAAGCtggtgaaaataataataatagcaacaacaacaataataatggCGGTAGGGCCTACTAATAGTTTCCATACTATGACTCAAGCTCAATTGTCatttatattcgtttattattttataatttatagggAGAATGGATGGTAGCACTGGTGCATATTGGGGCTCAGCTCCTCCGCCTGATTTCATACGAAATTTGATGCAGGCTGTTGCTGGTCATATGGTACAAGGTGGTCCAGCTAACACAAGAATTATAACCCGAAATCCTCTAACAGCAAGTCAATTAACTGCTGCATCACTTGATAGTGGAAACACAAATGCTGGGCAAAGTACGCAGGCACggtatgttaattaattacttttacatAATACGACTAATTTATACAtctatgtttctaattttaatttaaaattctttacatattattatagaagCAATGTTGGTACTCATCCTACCACAGCAACACAAACTAGAAGTACGTCGCGTCCACATGTATTTCATCAACAGACTCATCCTTTAGGTGTTGGAATGAGTATAGGGCAAGCATTTGATTTTGATCCATTCCTTTCTTGTAATTCGCATCATGTTCGTCGCACCTCGACTACAACTCCTAGTACTGTTACATCTACGTCGCAGGGAACACGAACCACTCAAACTACGCCTGAAACACCATCCCAGGCACAAACAGgta
This DNA window, taken from Bombus pyrosoma isolate SC7728 linkage group LG6, ASM1482585v1, whole genome shotgun sequence, encodes the following:
- the LOC122568238 gene encoding large proline-rich protein bag6-B isoform X8 — translated: MIMMLMEKLYIWYNVHHLNLVNVEMTEAKVKVRIMDHKCGKIHKEHITDSLVLKCMVMLCIWVQCQYQLKLWKDMRFFLRVFLFRLKGLPVPQFSNSLSNGRLIAARHMLERANRLMDRLESPSNSANVSASENNRPPFNQLMQESELDTEQYLFSNNENATNGGARLAEAAAAAIAAALSAVGANNVTLLRGNNDENAESRPANETNEENQADTQQSQQSQSEQQGSTSNNDEQSNRRSSPQLPRPPQLAELLDLLIDTQSRLRPHTERYCKLMRDDPSLHPGERRIEETQTFVNGVSECLHYMSHACHALSDIIVDMSQQPPRNLRCRPIIIQHSAILQPGIPIQVEAHISLHGRNANNNNGNEENGESASTPTQSETNEANTDDANQQDSESSTQQQAEQQQPQLDSTQSPFGTVFNLPNNVEVLMEVSPESNIDAPPGSEQPQAGENNNNSNNNNNNGGRMDGSTGAYWGSAPPPDFIRNLMQAVAGHMVQGGPANTRIITRNPLTASQLTAASLDSGNTNAGQSTQARSNVGTHPTTATQTRSTSRPHVFHQQTHPLGVGMSIGQAFDFDPFLSCNSHHVRRTSTTTPSTVTSTSQGTRTTQTTPETPSQAQTATTSSATSNTSSTNTTASTTSQTNAIYDPLMYLQQQILGGRVGQPQANISVNINNSNSPEGLGNMVQIRTGGNIRVGIIGNSTGNATGGDLTLADLLERRGIQMSLFTSQDSETAENFLVNLSVLVVQNMTLEGLIRLRIGQSEPISHLRRPLQEFFQYSFPNVAPETLQEQATERLLSQLRPHFQSLLNAEEEANTRNGQQVDICATVEALLRRHIKDILQHLFNNDIDDTRFGQEIFNIVNNMGKQLCAVLRYSIRGGQGGLEVIASRFVTEMLGSIHPTVRRWVLNAFIAQFRTYSLRVTQPPDSEIVPLLIYKNAPSEATSVPSAPAHQPSQTQSEAEPMETETVQERTTFEASSLPEDREEIPETFPGHEGLPSDWVPIIARDGLRQRRQLQMQGITNGGVATLSDAYLGTLPTKRRKLIEQQKPRLLVSPTPNHSAIAASMERLVREGVTRAGVEEVEGAAIAVAVDPGVRRAFGQAIRDCLNPHRLGTPDFPDPLRFPNATKYFADQDRPPK
- the LOC122568238 gene encoding large proline-rich protein BAG6 isoform X4, with the protein product MIDLTVKTLDSQNHTFSLEDDQITVRGFKEYIAETVAVPADSQRLIYCGRVLQDEKKLNDYDVNGKVIHLVQRAPPQPGQRGNDGGQSQGQNHGSQMWQNPQRTHYRLTRAQMHGNAMYLGAMSVPAEIVEGHGLPVPQFSNSLSNGRLIAARHMLERANRLMDRLESPSNSANVSASENNRPPFNQLMQESELDTEQYNNENATNGGARLAEAAAAAIAAALSAVGANNVTLLRGNNDENAESRPANETNEENQADTQQSQQSQSEQQGSTSNNDEQSNRRSSPQLPRPPQLAELLDLLIDTQSRLRPHTERYCKLMRDDPSLHPGERRIEETQTFVNGVSECLHYMSHACHALSDIIVDMSQQPPRNLRCRPIIIQHSAILQPGIPIQVEAHISLHGRNANNNNGNEENGESASTPTQSETNEANTDDANQQDSESSTQQQAEQQQPQLDSTQSPFGTVFNLPNNVEVLMEVSPESNIDAPPGSEQPQAGENNNNSNNNNNNGGRMDGSTGAYWGSAPPPDFIRNLMQAVAGHMVQGGPANTRIITRNPLTASQLTAASLDSGNTNAGQSTQARSNVGTHPTTATQTRSTSRPHVFHQQTHPLGVGMSIGQAFDFDPFLSCNSHHVRRTSTTTPSTVTSTSQGTRTTQTTPETPSQAQTATTSSATSNTSSTNTTASTTSQTNAIYDPLMYLQQQILGGRVGQPQANISVNINNSNSPEGLGNMVQIRTGGNIRVGIIGNSTGNATGGDLTLADLLERRGIQMSLFTSQDSETAENFLVNLSVLVVQNMTLEGLIRLRIGQSEPISHLRRPLQEFFQYSFPNVAPETLQEQATERLLSQLRPHFQSLLNAEEEANTRNGQQVDICATVEALLRRHIKDILQHLFNNDIDDTRFGQEIFNIVNNMGKQLCAVLRYSIRGGQGGLEVIASRFVTEMLGSIHPTVRRWVLNAFIAQFRTYSLRVTQPPDSEIVPLLIYKNAPSEATSVPSAPAHQPSQTQSEAEPMETETVQERTTFEASSLPEDREEIPETFPGHEGLPSDWVPIIARDGLRQRRQLQMQGITNGGVATLSDAYLGTLPTKRRKLIEQQKPRLLVSPTPNHSAIAASMERLVREGVTRAGVEEVEGAAIAVAVDPGVRRAFGQAIRDCLNPHRLGTPDFPDPLRFPNATKYFADQDRPPK
- the LOC122568238 gene encoding large proline-rich protein BAG6 isoform X5; translated protein: MIDLTVKTLDSQNHTFSLEDDQITVRGFKEYIAETVAVPADSQRLIYCGRVLQDEKKLNDYDVNGKVIHLVQRAPPQPGQRGNDGGQSQGQNHGSQMWQNPQRTHYRLTRAQMHGNAMYLGAMSVPAEIVEGHGLPVPQFSNSLSNGRLIAARHMLERANRLMDRLESPSNSANVSASENNRPPFNQLMQESELDTEQYLFSNNENATNGGARLAEAAAAAIAAALSAVGANNVTLLRGNNDENAESRPANETNEENQADTQQSQQSQSEQQGSTSNNDEQSNRRSSPQLPRPPQLAELLDLLIDTQSRLRPHTERYCKLMRDDPSLHPGERRIEETQTFVNGVSECLHYMSHACHALSDIIVDMSQQPPRNLRCRPIIIQHSAILQPGIPIQVEAHISLHGRNANNNNGNEENGESASTPTQSETNEANTDDANQQDSESSTQQQAEQQQPQLDSTQSPFGTVFNLPNNVEVLMEVSPESNIDAPPGSEQPQAGENNNNSNNNNNNGGRMDGSTGAYWGSAPPPDFIRNLMQAVAGHMVQGGPANTRIITRNPLTASQLTAASLDSGNTNAGQSTQARSNVGTHPTTATQTRSTSRPHVFHQQTHPLGVGMSIGQAFDFDPFLSCNSHHVRRTSTTTPSTVTSTSQGTRTTQTTPETPSQAQTATTSSATSNTSSTNTTASTTSQTNAIYDPLMYLQQQILGDSNSPEGLGNMVQIRTGGNIRVGIIGNSTGNATGGDLTLADLLERRGIQMSLFTSQDSETAENFLVNLSVLVVQNMTLEGLIRLRIGQSEPISHLRRPLQEFFQYSFPNVAPETLQEQATERLLSQLRPHFQSLLNAEEEANTRNGQQVDICATVEALLRRHIKDILQHLFNNDIDDTRFGQEIFNIVNNMGKQLCAVLRYSIRGGQGGLEVIASRFVTEMLGSIHPTVRRWVLNAFIAQFRTYSLRVTQPPDSEIVPLLIYKNAPSEATSVPSAPAHQPSQTQSEAEPMETETVQERTTFEASSLPEDREEIPETFPGHEGLPSDWVPIIARDGLRQRRQLQMQGITNGGVATLSDAYLGTLPTKRRKLIEQQKPRLLVSPTPNHSAIAASMERLVREGVTRAGVEEVEGAAIAVAVDPGVRRAFGQAIRDCLNPHRLGTPDFPDPLRFPNATKYFADQDRPPK